In Tachysurus fulvidraco isolate hzauxx_2018 chromosome 9, HZAU_PFXX_2.0, whole genome shotgun sequence, the sequence GTCCAGGACATGTAGGCTTCACCTATTGTCACATCAATGGAGATGATGTGTACCAAGATACTGAAACTTCTCAGCTCACATCCACTACGGAGACTTCCATCACAGGCTTGTTACACTAGTTTTACGACTGTCCATAAGGACAGGAGAGATTTTAGCACAGTTTCACTTGCATCAGGGGCATGTGTTATCAAGAGAGACTTTCAGAAACTGAGAAGGGGTTTGTCAGAATTCCCTCACTATTGTCTTAACAACAAAAGATCTTTCAGCTTGAGTCCTGCAGGGATAGTAAATGCATCTCCGGCGTCTGTTCAGCCGTACCTCCGCTTAATGAGATTGGACAAACCTATTGGTGAGCTTATGTAAAGCATCCACTTACACGGTCTGATTACATTATCCGGACGTCACAGAAGCTCACATCACCTCAGCAATATTATACATTTCTTACTGATTGTTCTATGGGCTATGTGTTGGTAGGGACATGGCTGCTGTATCTGCCGTGTACATGGAGTATCGGGCTGGCGGCAGACCCAGGCTGTCTGCCTGACCTACACATGCTTGCACTGTTTGGGACTGGAGCTTTGCTGATGAGAGGAGCAGGTTGTACTATCAATGACATGTGGGACAGAGACTTTGACAAAAAGGTATTCTTATATGCACGAACAGAATGCCTTTATTGTACGATAAAATATAGcaatctataaatataaatcaagtGTGTTTGAAGTTCATAAATTATTTTGAATGTAATATAGTGTTTCCATAACTAAAATATGCACTATATAAAGTAGTAAGTCATGGaactattggcaccctttgtgaaattctgtttaaaaataaatggggTTATTAATAGTGTCTGTGTTCAATTAGCTCAATCTCACATTGAAAGTTTGAATGAAAATCCACAGGTGTCAgaatttattaatgttttggTATTGATTGGTAAAAGTGTAAGTATTGATTGTAGTCTTTTGTTACCTTCTGCTCTTCAGGTGTCCCGGACAGCCATGCGACCCATCGCTGCCGGACAGATCTCTCAGTTCCAAGCACTGGTCTTCCTGGGAGGTCAGTTAAGCTTAGCCCTTGGGGTGCTGCTGTGTCTCAACTATTACAGGTATTTCACTTATCTTCTATTGTATATTagcatacatttacatttatggcatttagcagatacccttatccagaacatttcattttatttctatgagggttaaggtccttgcttAAGGGCTTTGGACTCACAACCTTCTTATTAGTGTTCAGACATCTTAACCCCTGAGCATACCTGCCCATTACCttctaattaaaaaaggtttttattttgattctaTTTTGATTAACCTTTTTATTCACTTTGGATTTACTTTTTCACCTATCAGATACTCAGTCAGTGATGTCAGTACACAAACACTGTATAACATTTTGTCTGTTTCAGCATAGCCCTGGGTGCCGCCTCGTTATCGCTGGTCATCACCTACCCTTTAATGAAAAGAATAACATACTGGCCTCAGCTTGTCTTGGGTATCTTCTACAAAACGCATATTTCCTACAGTAAATCCACTCTGAATGACTCAGATATTCAGCATCAAATTCTGACTAGATTTTTTTAAGTtctcattttttaaacttttataatGTTCACTACATTATGCACAAATTCATCTGGAATGGAAGTGaagccactttttttttaatgcttcatCTCTATATAAAATGAGTGATGCAGCAGCACATAAGTCCTTTAGCCTGTCCAGATATCTTACCCTCTCTCACATCTATACACTCTGCCTCAGACACATCAGCTTCCAAAGCTTCAATTCAATAACACCGGTAATGCCATCATAGTAGTCCCATTGTAGATCACTAACTAGCCTTTGCTCTCTGCATTCTGGATGTCTGGGTGAGTGTTTGTTGTCTTCACTGCTTCTAAGTTGGATTTCACATTAATGTGACAAATGTCATTGAGAAAGAAACACAACTGCTCATTTTTCATAGGATTAACAGTGATATTCATGTTACAAACTTTTCAATATAATCATCATCAAATGTTTTTCAGGGTGGACTTTACTTTGACATTACtctgtaaattattttaatacaataCATTAAAAGCTTAAAAGTCATTTTTCTTTACAGGTCTTACCTTTAACTGGGGAGCTTTGCTTGGCTGGTCAGCCGTGATGGGATCATGCGACTGGTCTGTGTGCCTGCCTCTGTATTTCTCCGGCGTGATGTGGACGCTGATATATGACACCATCTATGCTCACCAGGTACGTTGTAATTTATTACATTGTAAATTGATGATTGACTAGCAGTGTATCTGGATCGTGTAGAATGAATTTGAGGTTTGGGGGTGGTACAGTAGCTTAAGACCTCAGAATTCTTATAGgaagctgacactgctgggcccagAACTGCTCAAGATAAACGTAAGTAAACCATGTCATTTCTTGACTGAACAGGACAAAGAGGATGATGTTAAGTTGGGTGTGAAGTCCACAGCTCTAAGGTTCCAGGAACACACCAAG encodes:
- the coq2 gene encoding 4-hydroxybenzoate polyprenyltransferase, mitochondrial gives rise to the protein MEMMCTKILKLLSSHPLRRLPSQACYTSFTTVHKDRRDFSTVSLASGACVIKRDFQKLRRGLSEFPHYCLNNKRSFSLSPAGIVNASPASVQPYLRLMRLDKPIGTWLLYLPCTWSIGLAADPGCLPDLHMLALFGTGALLMRGAGCTINDMWDRDFDKKVSRTAMRPIAAGQISQFQALVFLGGQLSLALGVLLCLNYYSIALGAASLSLVITYPLMKRITYWPQLVLGLTFNWGALLGWSAVMGSCDWSVCLPLYFSGVMWTLIYDTIYAHQDKEDDVKLGVKSTALRFQEHTKPWLSAFTVAMLSGLILAGTNANQTMPYYVTVSAVALHLAQQIYSLDINKPEDCWKKFASNRNLGLLLFLGIVLGNFWKRDNSRDKTIKHAS